Genomic window (Chionomys nivalis chromosome 7, mChiNiv1.1, whole genome shotgun sequence):
tgaGGGTAAGTATAGCCAAGGCTTGATGTGTTTGGGGACCAAGGCAGAGACTTGTCAAAGCAGTACCGGTTTTTCTCAGATGAAGGACAATCCATGTACTGTATGAGGCTGGCACTGGGAAGTGTGAGGGAAAGCTGGCAGAAATATTTACAAAGAGAGTCGACCTTGAGTTTTTTAAGAACAAAGTCTCAGACCAGGTAGTAATGGtccatgcctttaaacccagcactcagcaagcagcagcaggcagatctctgagttcaagggaaactggtcaacagagtgagttacaacacagccagggctacacagagaaaccctgtctcataaaacaaaacaaaaataaaaataccaacaaaaacaactataataaaagaaaaatcactgataatggtagcacatgtctttagttcctgtgctctggagacagaggcaggccataagtgccagccagggttacagaatgagaccctgtctcaagagagacCAGAGACTCAGGAAGTCAGTACGGCATGTCTACCTCCCGGGACAAGTGAGAGGGCGCAGCGAGATCAGGAGTTCACGGGGAACTTCAGcaacagagtgagtttgaggcaagctggGATACAAGAGACCAACCATAACAAACCAatcttaaacaaaacaacagcaacaacaaaaatctcagaGGGTTTGGGCTGGGGAACACTCCTCAgtcttacctagcatgcatgagacacACAGGTTCTACCCCTAGAAATGAGACAACAAACCAGGGCCCCTCCCAGGAACCTGTGTTCAAATGAGCTACCGGAATCCCGGATCTACCATTTATATTGCGTGGCAGCAAAGTGGTGGCCAGGGGACACCTCTGTAGAGttctttctctcctgccacctcttTGTGccttctgagaattgaactcaggtcgtcaggcttgtgTCCTTGGATGGTAAGTGACTCATTTCCAAAACAGGGACACAGAAACTAGTAAAACtagtggtggttgtggtggtggtggttcaagacagggtttctctgtgtagtcctggttgtcctcgtcctcaaactcactctgtagaccaggctggtctgtaactcagagatctgcgtgcctctgcctccctagtattgggattaaggtgtgccccaccacccaCCACTAAGGTTGGTGAAaccttgttttaaattttatttatgtgcattggtgttttgtctgcatgtatatctgtgtgaggctgtcgggcacactggaactggagttacagacagttgccaccaccacctggcaaggtcctgggtttgattccaacaccacataaaagaagaggggagggataCTGCAGAGAGAtactccatggttaagagcactgattgctcttccagaggaccagggctcagttcccagaaccctcaTGACAAGTCAGTCTAACTACAGTTcccggggatctgatgccctcacacagacatccatgcaggcaaaacactaatgtgcataaaataaaagtaaaatttaaaaacgaTTAAAATCaaggtgacacacaactttaatcccagcactagaaaggctgtggcaggtggatctctgttgagtttgaggccaacttgatctacaaagtgagttctgggtcagctaggacagtttcacagagaaatcttgtcttgtaaaacaagaaaacaaacaaatacaaaacaaaaaaggagcagCAATAAAAATAGTATGTCTCATAGGGTCGGGATGGAATAATTTATtgttattcttcttctttttttgttgtttttctatcatgtgggtcctgcgggttgaactcaggttgtcaggattGATAGCAAacccctttatttctttatttaaaaaaaatatttatttatttatttatttatttatttattatgtatactgcattctgcctgcatgtatatctgcaggccaatTTCTTgtatgtatatctgcaggccaaaagagggcagcaGATTTCATCAGATGGTTGctagtcaccatgtggttgcagggaattgaactcaggacctctggataacagccagtgctcttaagctctgagccatctctccagcccagcaaacCCCTTTATTTGCCAAACAATCTCACCAGTCCCTGTATTCATGattattattttagtaatttACTTCTCCCTATTTTATgttctttggtgttttgcctgcgtgtgtgtgacAGTGTCAGATCTTGTAGTTACACACAGttagctgacatgtgggtgctgggaattgaacctgggtcctctggtagagctGACGGTTCTCTTAGCCATTGAGCCTTCACTACTTCAACACCtggtttgtgctttttttttcttttctttttttttttttttttggttgttttgagacagggtttctctgtagctttggagcctatcctggagatagctcttgtagaccaggctggtctataatTCACACAGATCCCCCTGCTTGTGCCTcagagtgcaggaattaaaggcgtgtgtcaccaccacctgattTTTCCatattattgttatatttttgtatttttttaaatatttatttattatgtatacaatattctgtctgtgtatgtgcctgcaggccagaagagggcaccagaccccattacagatggctgtgagccaccatgtggttgctgggaattgaactcaggacctttgaaagagcagacaatgctcttaacctctgagccatctctccagcccctattgttatatttttgagacttggtttttctctgtagctttatcctggaactcactgtgtagaccaggctggccttgaactcacagagcttggtctgtctctgcctactgagtgccgAATAATATTGTTATTACTTTATTCTTACTATTATTGAGATGATCTCTTTTTACATAGtatagactggccttgaactttcagtgatcctcctgcctctgccttccaagtactgggattacaggcatgcactctCTGGCCAGTTGGCTTCAGTTTCTTACACAGAAGCAAAGGACTTAATCAAGCAATGTGATGTCCCCAACCTTTTTCCCATCCTTGGGATCCTGGTTTCTATCTCTTGCCTCTCAGATCCCAAGCTAAATCTGGTAGCCTCCGGCCTCGAGGCCCGAGGTATGCAGAGGGGACTTTAATCAGCGATTACAGCATCCTCATGGACAAGATCCGCCAACATGAGTTTGTGAACTGGCTGCTGGCCCAGAAGGGGAAGAAGATCAAGTAAGTAACTCCCTGCACCCCTCCTGTCCCCACACCAAACTCTGCTATGTTCACACTGCCTCCTAGGAGACCATACAGCCTGTGATGTGCACAACCCCACAGACACCTTTTAGTCAGTGAGGAGAAGGTAGTGGCCATGTCCTGAGTCTCTGACTGGGCAATAGAGCAGTCTGGTGCAGATGAGGTGCTCTCCTGTCCTTTATTAGTAAGGGGAGGAGCCAGAGAAGAGTGTAGAAGCCTTAGAGGGAACCCAGACTTCTGGAGAGCAAGGCAGGAGGAGCTGGGTTGCCTGTTGGCTTCGGACTCTGTAGATAAATCACCATTGTGCTCTCCCAATCTATGCCAAACCTTGTTGTGCTGCTGTTTCCTCAGCCTGGTGGGTTCTGAGGAGCCCTCCGTGATGGAGGCAACTGAACAAAGCAGTCACGGTGGAGGATAGGGGTTAGGATGTGCAGGAAGAGGCACTGTTGCTCCTACTGTTGAGGTATCAAAGCTGCCAGTGTCCCTGGGTGGGGGACTTCCAACTGTTCCTCCAGTCGGCTCACCCCCAAATCGTCTTCATCTTACCAGCTGGAAACACAACATCACCCAGAGAGAGGCCCAGGCCTTGGAGCAGGCAGGACAGTCTGAGAGAAATGAGGAGACAGAGGGACAACAGAGGTGAGTCCACCatgaggagagagggggaacagCCTCCAGCCCATTGGCTTCACTGCTCCCTGTAGCAGGTCTTTTCTTTGGAACACCAACCAGCTGCTAAATAGTGAAGGGAGACGATTTAGTgatgaaagctcggccttagcttatgcttgtaGCATTAGTCCTATAACTCAACCTGTTTCTCTCATCTACATTTCGCTTCTaggcttttttccttttcccaaccTGGGTCTGTCTCTCTGGCAGCTAGGTAGCGACTGACTTGCTGACTGGCCCTAGGtgcctccccttctttctccttccttctcttctccctcttcaccATAGCCCAGATTCTTTCTATGTATTCTCCTTGCCTGACAGTTCCTGCTATCCTACTACTGCCCAgcttttgggtttttggtttttttttttattttttattaaagatttatttattatatatacagtgttctacctacaggccagaagatggcaccaggtctcattaaagCTAGTTGTGAGACACCTTTGCTGGGTATTAAATGCAGaatctctagaagagcagccaggactaGTAATTCCGAGTCATTCTCCATCCTCTGTGGTCAGCTTTTTACTAGACCAATAAGGTGTCTTAGACAGGGAAGTTGAAACAGCAGCACGTCTttccataattaaacaagtgCACCCTAACAAATGGAGCACACTTTTACATGGTTAAGTGATCCACGACAGCGCCCTCTCTCAGGCTGCAGAGGAGTGCAGGGACTCCCCCATAGGAACCCCCTTCTCatggggaggtggtggcgcacgcctttaatctagcaatcgggaggcaggggcaggcggatctctgtgagtttgaggccagcctggtctacaaagtgatttctgGTTCAgttaggactgtttcacagagaaaccctgtctagaaaaacaagaaaacaaacaaaaacaacacatgtAAGGAGCAGGGATACAAACAGTATGTCTCATAGGGTTGGGATGTAATCatgcattgttattattattattattttggtttttctatcatgtgggtcctgcgtgttgaactcaggttgtcaggactGATAGCAAACCCTTATTTGCCAAACAATCTGACCAGTCCCTGAATtcactactattattattattttaataatttacttatctctatttttatgttctttggtgtttttcctgcatgtgtgtgtgacagtgtcaGATCCTGTAGTTACACAGTTATTAGCtgacatgtgagtgctgggaattgaacctgggtcctctgctagagcaggtggtcctcttagccactgagccttcATTTCAACACCTggtttttgcctttcttttttttttttttttttgacagggtttctctgtagctttggagcctgtcctggagatagctcttgtagaccaggctgtcctcaaattcaaacagatccacctgcctctgcctctgagtgctggaattaaaggcgagaGACACCACCATCCTAATTTATTCATACTATTGATATTTTTGAAAGTTgttctttctctgtagctctaactgtcctggaactcactgtgtagaccaggctggccttgaactcacagaacttggtctgtctctgcctcctgagtgctgactaCTATTGTTATTACTTCACTCTTACTATTACTGAGATGATCTCTAATTACATAGtatagactggccttgaaatttcAGTGATCCtttcaagtactggaattactCACAGTGAGTTGTGTTAGGTTTGTTACTCTGAACCAAAGGACTTAATCAAGCCATGTGCGGTTCCCAACCTTTTTCCCATCCTTGGGATCCTGGTTTCTATCTCTTGCCTCTCAGATCCCAAGCTAAATCTGGTAGCCTCCGGCCTCGAGGCCCGAGGTATGCAGAGGGGACTTTAATCAGCGATTACAGCATCCTCATGGACAAGATCCGCCAACATGAGTTTGTGAACTGGCTGCTGGCCCAGAAggggaaaaagatcaagtaagTAACTCCCTGCACCCCTCCTGTCCCCACACCAAACTCTGCTGTGTTCACACTGCCTCCTAGGGGACCATACAGACCGTGACGTGCACAACCCCACAGACACCTTTTAGTCAGTGAGGAGAAGGTAGTGGCCATGTCCTGAGTCTCTGACTGGGCAATAGAGCAGTCTGGTGCAGATGAGGTGTTCTCCCGTCCTTTATTTCTAAGGGGAGGAACCAGAGAAGAGTATAGAAACTACAGGGGAACCCTAGAGGTCTGGCGATGAAGGCAAAAGAAGCTGGGTTGCTGTTGGCTTCAGACTCTCTAAATAAATCACCATT
Coding sequences:
- the Gip gene encoding gastric inhibitory polypeptide, whose protein sequence is MVAMKTCSLLLALLFLAAALGEEEEVQFRSQAKSGSLRPRGPRYAEGTLISDYSILMDKIRQHEFVNWLLAQKGKKINWKHNITQREAQALEQAGQSERNEETEGQQRSQAKSGSLRPRGPRYAEGTLISDYSILMDKIRQHEFVNWLLAQKGKKINWKHNITQREAQALEQAGQSERNEETEGQQSSLPKNPSDEDVLRGLLIQELLAWIVDQIELCRLRMGTGRL